One Coffea eugenioides isolate CCC68of chromosome 2, Ceug_1.0, whole genome shotgun sequence genomic window, TCTCTACCATTATGCCTTGCTATATTTGGCTCAACACATTTACATAGTAACCTCCGTCCAGTGcttggaagagaaaaaaaaaaaaagaggatctTTCAACTGTCAAACTTTGAAAGGGTAATATAATAATTCTGTTAACTAATCTTGTACCGTGTTTATTTCATATAATTTCGTTGTATTTTCATACACAAGGTAGCTAAATTAATCTCAAGAAAATAACTTATTATTAAGTAGAATACGAAGATGACAACAATTATGCGTAAATCAATCCAATTATGGATTCCGCATTTGGTCCTCGTTCCTTACCAAAACATTTGACTAATTTCCAATCCCTTTGCCGCAATGAGCTTGCatgtctatttttttttttttttgaaaaaaagaataataacaGAGAGCAAGGAATGAGGCATTAGAACACAGAACCTCTCTACTTTCTGAGTTCTCAAACTCAAGTCATTATTGAGTTTTGCATGTCATTTGAATGAAACATAGTCCTCTGTCGGCATGTCGTTGTGCCAAGCCTcgaggaaacaaagaaaagcaCAGCTCATATTCACAGCCTCCTCCTAATCCCACATATCTAATTTAAGTTCCCCAACTCTTCTCTTTTCTCTCGGTATACTACTTTTAATTCGAACATGTCTTCAAGTTCAGGATCATCCCAACTCCGGAACCTTTTTTACAGCATTGAAGATGAATTGGTGTCCGGAGAAATGTTTTACGAGCTCCCACCGGAGTCGTTTTGGGTGCCGAATGGCCAGGAAAAAGATTGGGTTGATCACCACGCAGTAATGCAACGCAAGAGCTCGATGAAGCTTAGTTCTGTCGGGCCCTCAAACCACCATTCCCAATCATTTTCTCGCCGGTTTTCTCCATCTGTGAATCAGAAAAGTAAAGCTTCACTGATTGGCTTTCCAATGACTCCGAAATCAGGCTCAGCCGACAGGAATATCCGGCAAAACAAGGCCGGAAATGCTCGCCTGTTCAGAAGCTTGTCTGAACCGGGAGGAAAGCTGTCCGTAGAAGCGCCTGAACCGGGTTCTCCTAAAGTTTCTTGCACTGGGAGGGTTGAGAAGGAGAAAGGAAGGGCCAAGAAAGCCTGGTTTTGGAGCAGTTTCAAGACCATTTTGAGAAGCGGATTC contains:
- the LOC113755870 gene encoding uncharacterized protein LOC113755870, with the protein product MSSSSGSSQLRNLFYSIEDELVSGEMFYELPPESFWVPNGQEKDWVDHHAVMQRKSSMKLSSVGPSNHHSQSFSRRFSPSVNQKSKASLIGFPMTPKSGSADRNIRQNKAGNARLFRSLSEPGGKLSVEAPEPGSPKVSCTGRVEKEKGRAKKAWFWSSFKTILRSGFGVSLLASKGKGVSA